One window from the genome of Oryctolagus cuniculus chromosome 1, mOryCun1.1, whole genome shotgun sequence encodes:
- the LOC103345344 gene encoding uncharacterized protein isoform X6, which translates to MELLVQAQARVHLLETRMELLGPRTPAGDLDGAPGAGTGPRAPVGDPDGAPGAGSGPCAPAGDLDRAPGGLVLLLETRMELLVQAHGPVYLLETWMELLVQAQARVQLLETRMELLVQAMDPVHLLETGVWSPASTQGSWRQGHVRVSVRPSVFLPSPQLLFPVWSHECLSSCALWSARRWRPSRGHVRHRPEPAALLRLAWSAVRPMPSAPGAGSAAPMAVGAPARLPGGPSETTDQRVWLPDVRPGGWYQFRVAAVNVHGTQGFTTPVRHFRSSRAPLAPLALADLRVNSTVRDADGTVAATVIWEPPEDPDVPVHHYRVSWGHATEGQWQRKLVDGHWSSVTLQRLRPGSVYTVQLQPLGADVAARPQGCPALHSCQRAPAPVQGIDRVSITWTSQEPLQ; encoded by the exons atggagctcctggtgcaGGCTCAGGCCCgtgtgcacctgctggagacccggatggagctcctggggcctCGTACTcctgctggagacctggatggagctcctggtgcagGGACGGGGCCCCGTGCAcctgttggagacccggatggagctcctggtgcagGCTCGGGCCCgtgtgcacctgctggagacctggatagagctcctgggGGCCTCGTGCTCctgctggagacccggatggagctcctggtgcagGCTCATGGCCCGGTGTAcctgctggagacctggatggagctcctggtgcagGCTCAGGCCCGTGTGCAGctgctggagacccggatggagctcctggtgcagGCTATggaccctgtgcacctgctggagacCGG TGTCTGGAGCCCTGCAAGCACCCAGGGGAGCTGGAGACAGGGCCATGTCAGAGTCTCTGTGAG GCCCTCcgtctttctcccctccccccagctgctgTTCCCCGTGTGGAGCCACGAGTGCCTGAGCAGCTGCGCCTTGTGGTCCGCTCGGCGCTGGCGGCCAAGCAGGGGACATGTCAGGCACCGACCCGAGCCAGCGGCTTTGCTGCGGCTTGCGTGGTCAGCTGTGAGGCCGATGCCGAGTGCCCCGGGGGCCGGAAGTGCTGCCCCAATGGCTGTGGGCGCACCTGCCAGGCTCCCCGGGGGGCCTTCTGAG ACCACAGACCAGCGAGTCTGGCTGCCCGATGTCCGGCCCGGCGGCTGGTACCAGTTCCGAGTGGCTGCCGTCAATGTGCATGGTACCCAGGGCTTCACCACTCCTGTCAGGCACTTCCGGTCATCCAGAG CTCCGTTGGCCCCACTGGCCCTGGCCGACCTGCGTGTGAACTCCACCGTGCGCGATGCCGACGGGACCGTGGCCGCCACTGTGATCTGGGAGCCCCCCGAGGACCCCGACGTCCCTGTGCACCACTACAGGGTCTCCTGGGGCCACGCAACCGAGGGGCAGTGGCAGAGGAAGTTGGTGGACGGG CACTGGAGTTCAGTGACCCTGCAGCGCCTGCGCCCCGGTAGCGTCTACACcgtgcagctgcagccactgggggccgACGTGGCTGCGAGGCCCCAAGGCTGCCCTGCACTTCACAGCTGCCAGCG GGCCCCAGCTCCAGTGCAAGGCATTGACAGAGTCAGCATCACTTGGACTTCCCAGGAGCCTTTGCAGTGA